The Pseudalkalibacillus hwajinpoensis DNA window GTACAGGTGAAAACACGGGTCAGGTAGTGGCGCGGGTTAATCGAGAAAATCAGACAACTCAGGGGCTAATTGACGACTGGACAGATAAGCTTCGTAATGAATATCCAGATGCAGAGATTTTTATGGAAACCATTCAACAGGGACCCCCAGTTGGAGCACCTGTGACGGTTACAATTTCAGGTCCTGAAATTGATAAACTGATCGAATTGCGAGAAACCTTAACAACTGAAATCGAAGCGCTGGAAACCGACCTTGTCGTTGATAATATTGGTGATTTCGAACCATCTCTTGAGTATGTGCCAGATCGTGATGCACTTGAGGAAAACGGCATCACGGTTAACCAGATAAGCCAGCAAATACGACTCGCAACCGAAGGCATTCCATTAAAAGCATTTGATAATGGTGTCATCAAACGAGACATGAACATTGTTCTTGGGGGAGCAGAAGATGAAGTCGATCTTTCAAATCTCGAGTTTCCAGCTACAACAAATAGTGAACCACCTGAGCTCATCTCACTTGATAAGCTTGTCACAAAGGAACGAAATGAAAAGCTTCAAAAGATCCCCCACATTGATGGAGAGCGTGCGATCACCATTCGTGCCTTCCCTGAAAATGAAGAGAACTATGAAGCTAATGTAAAAGAAATCGTTGAAGAACAGCGCGATCAACTTGACGCTGATTACAGCATTACACTCGGTGGAGAAAATGAAGCACAAAGTGACTTCTTCGCAGAAATTACAGTTCTGTTCACCATCGTTATCTTCCTTGTATATCTGTTAATAGCATTTCAATTCAACTCACTTTCACTACCGTTCCTTGTACTTATTGCGGTATACCTGGCAATCGCAGGTGCTATCCTTGGACTGTTTGTCACACAAACACCGATCAGTTTCCTTGGTGTCATGGGAATGGTCTCACTCACCGGTATCGTAGTCCGGAACTCGGTTGTGTTAATTGAATTCATTGAGCAATCATTGAAAAAAGGCATGGATGTAAAAGAAGCGGTGATCGAATCCGGTCGCGTACGCCCTATTCTGCTTACAGCCATTACCTCAATCGTTGCCCTTATTCCAGTTGCCGTAAGCGGAAATGCACTCTTCACACCGCTTGCTGTTACAATTATTTCTGGTATTCTTTTCTCAGCGATCCTAACCCTGATTATGGTACCCATGCTCTATCTTGTGTTTTATCGTTTTAGAAGAAAAAAGACAGTTCAAGAAGAGTTGTAAATTTCAAAAGCCGCTCAGGAGTAAATGCTCCTGAGCGGCTTTTATGAAGATGCTAAGTTTCTATTTAAATCATATAACTGTATTTTTTATATACGTAAGGAGACGTCATGATGGAAAGAAGTGCACCATAGTTCAAATTGAAAGTGACTTCATCACCAACTCTCAAGTTACTATCTCTAGCATTAATCACAGTATGATCACTGCTTGCCCCAAGAATTTCAATATCCAGTAGCGGCGTTAAACCTGCTACTAATACGTCTTGATTCCCCACACCAACTATCACGCGATTCATAAGTCCGCGATCTTGAAACTGTGGAACCTCTCCAAAAGCATTCTGTCCTATATCTCCGTATGGCATCGAAGGTTTTACTTTTGCCTCAATAACTTCTGACACAAAAGTAAATGCGTCCGTATACAACTCTGGAATCACCAATCGATTTAACGTTTCTCGACCCAAATAAATCGATTCTCCCAAACGTAAATTATTTACCTTCCCAACATCTGCAGCACCCATACACCACTGATAATTGGCTGAATTCCCGCCTGATACGAATGTAAGTGGAAAAGAAAATTTTGTTTCAATCATTGAAGCAAGTAAAGATAAATCGTTCATTTTCTGATTGTCTGGTTTGACGCCTCCAAAACAGGCGAAATTCACACCAATCCCTACGATTTCAACCCCCTGCAATGTCAAAACCTCTTGAATAAAAGAGTCAAGGTTTACAGGCATGATCCCTTCTCTTAAATCACCCATCTCGATCATAAGGATAATCTTCTGCACAAGATCTCTTATTAAAGCCGCTTCAGATAATTTTGTAATAACAGCAAGTTCAGTATTGATGCTTATGTCGGCATATTTAATGACCAAATCAACTTCACTCAAGGCGGGTGATCTCAAATACACAAAATTCGCCTTAATACCTGCTTCCCGCATTCGTTTAAGGTTTATCAGTTTTGAATCTGCGAGCGTAGGAATTCCCTGGTCTAAGAGGACCTGAGCAATTTCAGGTGCTCCGCAAACCGTCTTCGTAACTCCCATTAACCCGATATTTTTAGCTCCATAAATGCCGACTAACGTTGATGCGTTATGGGCAATTTTTGCAAGATTTATTTCAATGCGCGGAGCATGTGATGTGGTCAATGAGTGGTAACAGTCTGTTTGCTTTTTAAGGCCGGGTAGGCTTCAAAGATACTTGATACTAATTTATCACAACCAAATTTAAGGGCATCCGTTGTAGGGAGTGTAAGATCTTTTTCATATTTTGAAATTGTCTGATCAAGTTCCTCATCAGACATATTTTCGTGATTAATCGTGACAGCAATGACCTTCGAATTCGCAAAGCTTTCGATCAGATCAATCTCACTTTTGATCGTCGGCATTTTCATATAGCTAAAATCACCAAGATGTTCCCGCTTTGGCGCATGCTGTACAATAACGGCACCTGGTCTCGACCCTCTTATAATTCCACATGAACTAATATATGCGGGGTGACTTAAGGCTCCCTGTCCTTCAACGATTATGACATCTGGTTTTTCATTTGCCCACGCTTTCATGATCTGGTTCTCAATTTCACCTGTCATAAATTGAGAGGGAATTGCATCAATGGCAACACCGTATTTTGCCCCCTGGATCAACCCTGTCTGACCTGTTGCAATAAAGGCGACATTTAACCCCTGCTTGATTAAGGCATCTTCAAGCAAAACAGATGTTGTTCGTTTTCCGATGGCGCTATCTGTACCAAGTACCGCTATGATCGGCGTATCAATCGTTAGAATTCGACCTGAAAACAGATGCATGTCTTTCTTTTCCGGAGGCTTCCTAACGTCGTTTATCGTGACATTAAACTTCTTAGAAAGCTCTACAAATTCTTGATCATTTGTAAAAAATTCGTGAAGAGGATTAACGATATTCATCCCCTGTTCCATTGCATTAAAAAGAAGATTTCTTTCATCTTTTTTCAAAAATGCCTCAGATGGCGCTATTCCGTATATAAACTGATCAGGCACCCTTTGTAACAATTCCAATGCATGATGAAGATCCTTGAAGATCGGAATACCATTTTCCTTTCCAAATAGAAATTCACCGGCATCCATCCCAGCCTTCGTACTGTCAATAACCCCAACGATTTCAAAGTTCCTTGAGCTTCTTACCAGCCCATTGGCTGTCTTTCCATCCATTGTTCCAAATTTATCTTCACAATACACGATTGCACTTTCTTTCATAAGGCTATTCCTCCCAAATCTAGTTT harbors:
- a CDS encoding alanine/ornithine racemase family PLP-dependent enzyme: MTTSHAPRIEINLAKIAHNASTLVGIYGAKNIGLMGVTKTVCGAPEIAQVLLDQGIPTLADSKLINLKRMREAGIKANFVYLRSPALSEVDLVIKYADISINTELAVITKLSEAALIRDLVQKIILMIEMGDLREGIMPVNLDSFIQEVLTLQGVEIVGIGVNFACFGGVKPDNQKMNDLSLLASMIETKFSFPLTFVSGGNSANYQWCMGAADVGKVNNLRLGESIYLGRETLNRLVIPELYTDAFTFVSEVIEAKVKPSMPYGDIGQNAFGEVPQFQDRGLMNRVIVGVGNQDVLVAGLTPLLDIEILGASSDHTVINARDSNLRVGDEVTFNLNYGALLSIMTSPYVYKKYSYMI
- a CDS encoding DUF1611 domain-containing protein, with product MKESAIVYCEDKFGTMDGKTANGLVRSSRNFEIVGVIDSTKAGMDAGEFLFGKENGIPIFKDLHHALELLQRVPDQFIYGIAPSEAFLKKDERNLLFNAMEQGMNIVNPLHEFFTNDQEFVELSKKFNVTINDVRKPPEKKDMHLFSGRILTIDTPIIAVLGTDSAIGKRTTSVLLEDALIKQGLNVAFIATGQTGLIQGAKYGVAIDAIPSQFMTGEIENQIMKAWANEKPDVIIVEGQGALSHPAYISSCGIIRGSRPGAVIVQHAPKREHLGDFSYMKMPTIKSEIDLIESFANSKVIAVTINHENMSDEELDQTISKYEKDLTLPTTDALKFGCDKLVSSIFEAYPALKSKQTVTTH